One Anolis carolinensis isolate JA03-04 chromosome 4, rAnoCar3.1.pri, whole genome shotgun sequence DNA window includes the following coding sequences:
- the vapa gene encoding vesicle-associated membrane protein-associated protein A isoform X2: MAAAGALAKHEQILVLDPPTDLKFKGPFTDVVTTNLKLRNPSDKKVCFKVKTTAPRRYCVRPNSGIIDPGSAVTVSVMLQPFDYDPNEKSKHKFMVQTIFAPPNITDMEAVWKDAKPEDLMDSKLRCVFEMPNENDKLNDVDASKSAAILNTSKQDGPMAKPHSISLNDTETRKLVEECKRLQADVVKLSEENRHLRDEGLRLRKMAHSDKPGPSGLTLRDNGSNPLPSLLVVIAAIFIGFFLGKFIL; the protein is encoded by the exons GTCCCTTCACAGATGTAGTCACTACAAATCTTAAACTTCGAAACCCATCAGACAAAAAAGTATGTTTTAAAGTGAAGACCACAGCACCTCGTCGATACTGTGTGAGGCCAAACAGTGGAATTATTGACCCAGGATCTGCTGTAACTGTATCAG TGATGTTACAACCCTTTGATTATGATCCAAATGAAAAAAGTAAACATAAGTTTATGGTACAGACAATCTTTGCACCACCAAACATTACAGATATGGAAGCTGTG TGGAAGGATGCAAAACCCGAGGATTTAATGGACTCCAAATTGAGATGTGTATTTGAAATGCCTAATGAAAATGATAAGCTG AATGACGTAGATGCAAGCAAATCTGCTGCAATACTGAACACAAGTAAGCAAGATGGGCCAATGGCAAAACCACATAGCATTTCGCTTAACGACACCGAAACAAGAAAGCTAGTGGAGGAATGCAAAAGACTTCAGGCGGATGTGGTGAAACTATCAGAGGAAAATAGACACCTGAGA GATGAAggtttgaggctgagaaagatgGCACACTCAGACAAACCTGGACCATCAGGCTTGACCCTCCGGGATAATGGCTCCAACcctcttccctcacttcttgttgtAATTGCAGCCATTTTCATTGGATTCTTTTTAGGGAAATTCATCTtgtag
- the vapa gene encoding vesicle-associated membrane protein-associated protein A isoform X1 has product MAAAGALAKHEQILVLDPPTDLKFKGPFTDVVTTNLKLRNPSDKKVCFKVKTTAPRRYCVRPNSGIIDPGSAVTVSVMLQPFDYDPNEKSKHKFMVQTIFAPPNITDMEAVWKDAKPEDLMDSKLRCVFEMPNENDKLALPSPGSLYITTASSNILQTAADFSQKIGMMEQGSEVKHRMNQNDVDASKSAAILNTSKQDGPMAKPHSISLNDTETRKLVEECKRLQADVVKLSEENRHLRDEGLRLRKMAHSDKPGPSGLTLRDNGSNPLPSLLVVIAAIFIGFFLGKFIL; this is encoded by the exons GTCCCTTCACAGATGTAGTCACTACAAATCTTAAACTTCGAAACCCATCAGACAAAAAAGTATGTTTTAAAGTGAAGACCACAGCACCTCGTCGATACTGTGTGAGGCCAAACAGTGGAATTATTGACCCAGGATCTGCTGTAACTGTATCAG TGATGTTACAACCCTTTGATTATGATCCAAATGAAAAAAGTAAACATAAGTTTATGGTACAGACAATCTTTGCACCACCAAACATTACAGATATGGAAGCTGTG TGGAAGGATGCAAAACCCGAGGATTTAATGGACTCCAAATTGAGATGTGTATTTGAAATGCCTAATGAAAATGATAAGCTG GCTTTACCTTCTCCAGGATCTTTGTACATAACTACAGCCAGCAGCAACATTCTTCAGACAGCCGCAGATTTTAGCCAGAAGATTGGCATGATGGAGCAAGGCAGTGAGGTCAAACACAGGATGAATCAG AATGACGTAGATGCAAGCAAATCTGCTGCAATACTGAACACAAGTAAGCAAGATGGGCCAATGGCAAAACCACATAGCATTTCGCTTAACGACACCGAAACAAGAAAGCTAGTGGAGGAATGCAAAAGACTTCAGGCGGATGTGGTGAAACTATCAGAGGAAAATAGACACCTGAGA GATGAAggtttgaggctgagaaagatgGCACACTCAGACAAACCTGGACCATCAGGCTTGACCCTCCGGGATAATGGCTCCAACcctcttccctcacttcttgttgtAATTGCAGCCATTTTCATTGGATTCTTTTTAGGGAAATTCATCTtgtag